One genomic segment of Centropristis striata isolate RG_2023a ecotype Rhode Island chromosome 13, C.striata_1.0, whole genome shotgun sequence includes these proteins:
- the LOC131983733 gene encoding vesicle-fusing ATPase, producing MAARTMQAARCPTDELSLTNCAVVSEKDLQSGQHVTVKTTPNHKFVFTVKTHHTVAPGSIAFSLPQRKWAGLSIGQEVEVANYNFDKTKQCIGAMTIEIDFLQKKSTDSSPYDSDKMAAEFIQQFNNQAFSVTQQLVFSFCDKLFGLMVKDIEAMDASILRGEPASGKKQKIDNGLMVGNSQVVFEKAESSSLTLVGKAKTKEQRQTIINPEWNFEKMGIGGLDREFSDIFRRAFASRVFPPDIVEQMGCKHVKGIMLFGPPGCGKTLMARQIGKMLNAREPKVVNGPEILNKYVGESEANIRKLFADAEEEQKRLGANSGLHIIIFDELDAICKQRGTGASSTGVHDTVVNQLLSKIDGVEQLNNILVIGMTNRPDLIDDALMRPGRFEVKMEISLPDEKGRVQILQIHTNKMRSFNLLHGDVDIKELAAETKNYSGAELEGLVRAAQSTAMNRHIKATSTVEVDMERAEKLQVTRADFMGSLNNDIKPAFGTNQEDYSSYIMNGIIKWGDPVTHVLDDGELLVQQTKNSDRTPLVAVLLEGPPHCGKTALAAQIAEDSQFPFIKICSPDKMIGHSEISKCQAIKKVFDDAYKSQLSCVVVDDIERLLDYVPIGPRFSNLVLQALLVLLKKAPPKGRKLLIIGTTSRKDVLQEMEMLDAFSTTIHIPNISTGEQLVDALELLGSFTDKERAGIAQQLKGKRVWIGIKKLLVLIEMSLQMEQEYRVSKFLSLLKDEGADRSFYE from the exons ACCATGCAAGCAGCGCGATGCCCAACAGATGAGCTGTCGCTGACTAATTGTGCCGTGGTGAGCGAGAAGGATCTGCAGTCAGGACA ACATGTGACTGTGAAGACCACACCCAACCACAAGTTTGTGTTTACAGTGAAGACCCACCACACTGTGGCACCTGGAAGCATCGCCTTCAGCCTGccgcag AGAAAATGGGCCGGTCTCTCCATTGGCCAGGAAGTGGAAG tgGCCAACTATAACTTTGACAAGACCAAGCAGTGCATCGGCGCCATGACAATCGAGATCGACTTCCTGCAGAAGAAGAGTACTGACTCCTCCCCCTACGACTCAGACAAGATGGCCGCTGAGTTCATCCAGCAGTTCAACAACCAGGCCTTCTCTGTTACCCAGCAG CTTGTGTTTAGTTTCTGTGATAAGCTGTTTGGCTTGATGGTGAAAGACATCGAGGCGATGGACGCCAGCATCCTGAGAGGAGAACCAGCGTCTGGAAAGAAACAGAAG ATTGACAACGGGCTGATGGTGGGAAACAGCCAGGTGGTCTTCGAGAAGGCAGAGAGTTCCTCCCTCACACTAGTTG GCAAAGCTAAGACCAAGGAGCAGCGACAGACGATCATCAACCCAGAGTGGAACTTTGAGAAGATGGGGATCGGAGGTCTGGATCGGGAGTTCTCTGACATTTTCCGCAGAGCCTTCGCTTCCCGAGTTTTCCCTCCAGACATCGTGGAGCAGATGG GGTGTAAACACGTGAAGGGCATCATGCTGTTCGGGCCTCCTGGTTGTGGTAAAACCCTGATGGCGAGGCAGATCGGCAAGATGCTGAACGCCCGCGAGCCCAAAGTGGTCAACGGCCCCGAGATCCTCAACAAGTACGTGGGAGAGTCGGAGGCCAACATCCGCAAACTGTTCGCTGACgccgaggaggagcagaagagg CTGGGAGCCAACAGCGGCCTCCACATCATCATCTTTGATGAGTTGGACGCCATCTGCAAGCAGAGAGGAACGGGCGCCAGCAGCACGGGCGTGCACGACACCGTGGTCAACCAGCTGCTGTCCAAGATCGACGGCGTGGAGCAACTCAACAACATCCTGGTCATCG gtatGACCAACAGGCCTGACCTGATCGATGACGCCCTGATGAGGCCCGGAAGGTTTGAGGTCAAGATGGAAATCA GTCTGCCTGATGAAAAGGGGCGTGTCCAGATCCTGCAGATCCACACCAACAAGATGCGAAGCTTCAACCTGCTGCATGGTGACGTGGACATCAAGGAACTAGCAGCTGAGACCAAGAACTACAGCGGAGCAGAGCTGGAGGGTCTGGTCAGGGCCGCCCAGTCCACCGCCATGAACCGGCACATCAAG GCCACCTCTACAGTGGAGGTGGACATGGAGAGAGCAGAGAAGCTGCAGGTGACCAGAGCTGACTTCATGGGATCCCTCAACAACGACATCAAACCT GCGTTTGGAACAAACCAGGAGGATTATTCCAGCTACATCATGAACGGCATCATTAAATGGGGCGACCCGGTCACTCACGTCCTGGATGATGGAGAGCTGCTGGTGCAGCAGACCAAGAACAGCGACCGCACACCGCTGGTGGCCGTGTTACTGGAGG GTCCTCCCCACTGTGGGAAGACAGCCCTGGCAGCTCAGATTGCAGAGGACTCGCAGTTCCCCTTCATTAAGATCTGCTCTCCAGACAAGATGATTGGACACTCAGAGATCTCCAAGTGCCAGGCAATCAAAAAG GTCTTTGATGATGCCTATAAGTCTCAGCTCAGCTGTGTGGTGGTGGATGACATCGAGCGTCTGCTGGACTACGTCCCCATCGGGCCTCGTTTCTCCAACCTGGTGCTTCAGGCTCTCCTGGTGCTGCTGAAGAAAGCTCCCCCCAAG GGCCGGAAGCTGCTGATCATCGGCACCACCAGCAGGAAGGACGTCCTGCAGGAGATGGAGATGTTGGACGCCTTCAGCACCACCATCCACATCCCCAACATCTCCACCGGGGAGCAGCTGGTGGACGCTTTAGag CTGCTGGGGAGCTTCACAGATAAAGAGCGGGCCGGCATCGCTCAGCAGCTCAAAGGGAAGAGAGTCTGGATCGGCATCAAGAAGCTGCTGGTGCTCATCGAGATGTCGCTGCAG ATGGAACAAGAATACAGAGTGTCCAAGTTCCTGTCTCTGCTGAAAGACGAGGGGGC TGATCGCAGCTTCTACGAGTAG